The following nucleotide sequence is from Psychroserpens sp. Hel_I_66.
GACAACACATGACACAAAGAATAACCAATAAGACACCATGTTTAAAAAACCTGAGGCCATATCTCTCGCTCCAATTTGCAATGGAATTAGTAAATTACTAAATGTACCACTTAAACCTGCAGTCAATACAAAGAACACCATTAATGTACCGTGAATGGTTACCAATGCCAAATATACATCTGCATCCATGACACCTTCTGGAGCCCATTTACCCAATAATGCTTCAAAAATTACATTTGGCTCTTCTGGCCATGCAATTTGCATACGCATCATTAAAGACATTAAAATACCAATAATCCCCATAATAATTACTCCAGTAATCAAATACTGCTTGGCAATCATTTTATGATCTTGACTAAATATGTATTTGGTTACAAAAGTCTCTTTATGATGATGTCCGTGATCGTCGTCGTGTGCGTGAGTATCTGCGTGTGCTGACATAATCTATTTTCTATTTTTAAATCTTTTTATATAATTTTTTTTTGAATCAACTTAAATCCAACTAACATGTGCACTGCTAGTTTAGAAAAATATTATTATTTCTCGTTAGGAATTACTTCTTCTTTAGCTGATTCATTTTCGCTCCTAATTGATTCATCGTCAACTGTAGGTATTTCTGCAGCCTTTTCTTCATCAACAATTAAGGAATTCTTGAAGGTCTTTTGCTCTTTCATCCAAGCATCATACTCTTCTTGAGTTTCTACAATAATCTTCATTTGCATATTGTAATGTGATTTACCGCAAATCTTATTACATAGCAACAAGTAGTCAAATTCATAAAGAACTTCTTGACCCTTAGCTTCTATTTCTTTTCTGTTTTCTAATCTTATTTCATTGATATTAGCCACTTTTTCTTGAATGTCTGGATTTTGGCGCATTTCTGCTGTAGTCACTGTTGGGGTAAATCCAAATTGAGTAATCATTCCAGGAACACAGTTCATTTGTGCTCTAAAGTGTGGCATATATGCTGAGTGCAATACATCTTGGGAGCGCATTTTAAATAAGATAGGTTTACCTACTGGTAAATGTAATTCTGTTGTTATAACATCATCTTGAGCGTTAGGATCTGAATCATCTAAGCCTAAAATGTTAGCACGATCAATGTCAATCAATCTCACATTAGCCAAACCTAATGTATTGTCTTCACCTCCATAGCGAGCTTTCCAGTTAAATTGCTGAGCATATAACTCAATTACCAACGGATCATCGCTTTCGTCGACGTTCATAATGCTTGTCCAAGTAAATAGACCCCAAATAATCAAACCTGCAAGAACTATAACTGGAATGAAAGTCCAAATAGCCTCGAGTGTATTATTATCTGCATAAAATAATGCCTTACGACCTTTCTCTCCTTTATACTTAAAAGCGAAATAATGTAGTAAAAACTGTGTAATGGTTTGTACGATAAAAATAATAGTCATGGAGACTATCATCAAATTATCTAAACCAGGACCATGCTCTGAAGCAGAATTAGATGTTAACGGTAAATCACCTAAATACCAAAAGCTAACTATAGTTATGGCATAAATGAAAACTAAGAATCCCATCATTAGGTACCCATTAATTCTATTGTCTTTATCTGTAGCAACTTGGTCATTTGAAATGCTTACATGAGCTAAATCAAAAATCTTAACCATTTGCCAGATGGCAATAGCTATGAAAAGTATTATTATTATTGTTAAAAAAGCAGTCATTGTCGTTTCTGTTCTTTATGTAATTTATTAATAATGGAAATGTTCACTTTCTTTGATAAAAGGATTACGCTTTGGTTCTAAGGGCGCTTTTGTCAGTGCTGTAAATACAACAAATATGAATAATCCTGCAAAAAGAAGTATTGAACCTATTTCTGGTATTCCAATAGCCCATTGGTCTCCAACTGTAGCTGGCATAATCATATTAAATATGTCTATATAATGACCACATAAGATTACAATACCTGCCATAATAACGAACCATGGAATACGCTTGTAATCACTATTCATTAATATCAAAAGTGGGAATATGAAATTCATTGCTACCATTCCTAAAAATGGTAATTGGTAATCTTGGAATCTAGTCACAAAATAGGTTACTTCCTCAGGAATATTTGAATACCAAATTAACATGAACTGAGAGAACCATAAATATGTCCAGAAAATACTAAAACCAAACATGAATTTAGC
It contains:
- a CDS encoding cytochrome c oxidase subunit II, which translates into the protein MTAFLTIIIILFIAIAIWQMVKIFDLAHVSISNDQVATDKDNRINGYLMMGFLVFIYAITIVSFWYLGDLPLTSNSASEHGPGLDNLMIVSMTIIFIVQTITQFLLHYFAFKYKGEKGRKALFYADNNTLEAIWTFIPVIVLAGLIIWGLFTWTSIMNVDESDDPLVIELYAQQFNWKARYGGEDNTLGLANVRLIDIDRANILGLDDSDPNAQDDVITTELHLPVGKPILFKMRSQDVLHSAYMPHFRAQMNCVPGMITQFGFTPTVTTAEMRQNPDIQEKVANINEIRLENRKEIEAKGQEVLYEFDYLLLCNKICGKSHYNMQMKIIVETQEEYDAWMKEQKTFKNSLIVDEEKAAEIPTVDDESIRSENESAKEEVIPNEK